One window of Dehalobacterium formicoaceticum genomic DNA carries:
- the leuB gene encoding 3-isopropylmalate dehydrogenase produces MRKYQIAVLPGDGIGVEIVPPAVEILKKVGTQLDLGFTFQEALIGGAAIDETGVPLPKETLDLCKKSDAVLLGAIGGPKWDHIPTHLRPEVGALLPLRKELALFANIRPVILYDELVSASTLKEEVVTGTDMVVIRELTGGLYFGEKKREKTAIGERAVDTLVYTTEEIERIARLAFENAQNRRKKLTSVDKANVLESGRLWRETVTRLAQEYPDVEVEHMYVDNCAMQLVRAPKQFDVIVTENTFGDILTDQASMISGSIGMLPSASIGGKVGLYEPSHGSAPDIAGMDRANPLATILSAAMMLEYSFKELQGAGKIKNAVAKVLKQGYRTGDLAQEGTKVVGTKEMGALVLAEI; encoded by the coding sequence ATGCGTAAGTATCAGATTGCCGTATTGCCGGGAGACGGGATCGGCGTGGAAATTGTTCCTCCAGCCGTGGAAATACTGAAAAAGGTGGGCACACAGTTGGACCTGGGATTTACATTTCAGGAGGCTTTAATTGGCGGTGCTGCCATTGATGAAACGGGCGTTCCTTTGCCTAAAGAAACCCTGGATCTTTGTAAGAAAAGTGATGCTGTGCTCTTAGGCGCTATTGGCGGCCCGAAGTGGGATCATATTCCCACCCATTTGAGGCCGGAGGTAGGAGCGCTTCTGCCTCTAAGAAAAGAGCTGGCACTTTTCGCCAATATCCGACCGGTGATTTTATATGACGAACTGGTTTCCGCTTCTACTTTAAAAGAAGAAGTGGTCACAGGAACCGACATGGTCGTGATTCGGGAATTGACCGGTGGCCTCTATTTCGGAGAAAAGAAACGGGAAAAAACAGCTATCGGTGAAAGAGCGGTAGATACCCTGGTCTATACCACTGAGGAAATTGAACGCATTGCCCGCCTGGCTTTTGAAAACGCTCAAAACAGAAGAAAAAAGCTTACCTCGGTGGATAAGGCTAATGTTTTGGAAAGCGGCCGGTTGTGGCGGGAAACGGTGACTCGTCTGGCCCAGGAGTATCCTGATGTGGAAGTCGAGCATATGTATGTGGATAATTGCGCCATGCAATTGGTGCGCGCCCCGAAGCAATTTGATGTTATTGTGACGGAGAATACCTTTGGTGATATCCTGACAGATCAGGCCTCGATGATTTCCGGTTCCATCGGTATGCTGCCGTCAGCCAGTATTGGGGGCAAAGTTGGTCTCTATGAACCTTCCCATGGTTCGGCCCCTGATATCGCAGGTATGGACAGAGCCAATCCTTTGGCAACGATTCTCTCTGCCGCCATGATGCTGGAGTATAGTTTTAAAGAACTTCAAGGTGCGGGAAAAATCAAAAATGCGGTGGCGAAGGTTTTAAAACAAGGGTATCGAACCGGAGATTTAGCCCAGGAGGGTACAAAAGTTGTGGGCACTAAAGAGATGGGTGCTTTGGTTTTAGCTGAAATCTAA
- the cimA gene encoding citramalate synthase, with product MEKIVVLDTTLRDGTQGEGISLSVEDKLKITVKLDALGIPYIEGGWPGSNPKDIEYFQRVQKLSLQQAKITAFSSTRRPGVQVEEDINIQELLKAGTPAVTLFGKSWDLHVVQALNTTLEENLAMIKDTVSFFKAAGREVIYDAEHFFDGYKSNSQYALTTIRAAADAGADWVVLCDTNGGMLPSEIGEIVTVAGENVSVPLGIHAHNDGDLAVANSLQAVASGAQMVQGTINGLGERCGNANLCSIIPNLELKMGDSCLPENNLSLLTETAHYVSELANVAQQSQQPFVGMSAFAHKGGIHVSAVTKNPATYEHMDPQLVGNKRRVLVSELSGVSNLKYKAQELNIELPLETPESREIIKRIKELEHKGFQYEGAEASLELLLRKALNQYQDYFQLESLKVIMEKRENMGITSEAMIKLKVGTETVHTAAEGNGPVNALDNALRKALEEFYPDIKNIHLSDYKVRVLDEKDATGATVRVLIETMDQESSWNTVGVHENIIEASWQALTDGITYALYKKDHQQSTQ from the coding sequence ATGGAGAAAATTGTCGTTTTGGACACGACATTAAGAGATGGCACCCAAGGGGAAGGAATCTCCTTGTCGGTGGAAGATAAATTAAAAATCACGGTTAAACTTGATGCCTTGGGGATTCCCTATATTGAAGGAGGCTGGCCGGGCTCCAATCCCAAGGATATTGAATATTTTCAGCGGGTACAAAAGCTTTCATTGCAGCAAGCAAAAATTACAGCCTTTAGCAGTACCCGCAGGCCAGGGGTCCAAGTGGAGGAAGACATTAATATTCAGGAATTATTAAAGGCGGGCACCCCGGCGGTGACGCTCTTTGGCAAATCATGGGATCTCCATGTTGTCCAGGCCTTAAACACCACGCTGGAAGAAAACTTAGCCATGATCAAAGATACGGTTTCTTTTTTCAAGGCAGCAGGCCGGGAAGTAATCTATGATGCGGAACATTTTTTTGATGGCTACAAAAGCAATTCTCAGTATGCCCTGACCACAATTCGGGCTGCAGCGGACGCCGGTGCCGATTGGGTGGTTTTATGTGATACCAACGGAGGAATGCTCCCTTCTGAAATTGGGGAAATTGTTACTGTGGCAGGGGAAAATGTATCGGTGCCTCTGGGTATCCACGCCCATAATGACGGAGACCTGGCGGTGGCTAATTCTTTGCAGGCTGTGGCAAGCGGGGCGCAGATGGTGCAAGGGACGATCAATGGCTTGGGGGAAAGATGCGGTAATGCCAATCTTTGCTCCATCATCCCCAACCTGGAATTAAAGATGGGTGATTCCTGTCTGCCGGAAAATAACTTAAGCTTACTGACTGAGACCGCCCACTATGTCAGTGAGCTGGCCAATGTAGCGCAGCAGTCCCAACAGCCCTTCGTGGGTATGAGTGCTTTTGCCCATAAAGGTGGGATTCATGTCAGTGCAGTGACAAAGAATCCAGCTACGTATGAACATATGGATCCTCAATTGGTGGGTAACAAACGCCGGGTACTGGTATCTGAATTATCCGGTGTCAGCAATCTAAAATATAAGGCGCAGGAACTGAATATTGAATTGCCCCTGGAAACACCGGAAAGCAGGGAAATTATCAAACGCATTAAGGAATTGGAACACAAAGGTTTCCAGTACGAAGGGGCAGAGGCTTCTTTAGAGCTTTTATTAAGAAAAGCATTGAATCAATATCAGGATTATTTTCAGCTGGAATCATTAAAGGTGATTATGGAAAAAAGGGAAAACATGGGCATAACTTCCGAAGCTATGATTAAGCTGAAGGTAGGAACAGAAACGGTGCATACAGCTGCTGAAGGGAACGGTCCTGTCAATGCTCTGGATAATGCCTTAAGAAAAGCACTGGAAGAGTTTTATCCGGACATCAAAAACATCCATCTTTCCGACTATAAGGTGCGGGTGCTGGATGAAAAGGATGCCACCGGAGCCACGGTGCGGGTCTTAATCGAAACCATGGATCAGGAATCCAGCTGGAATACGGTGGGTGTCCACGAAAATATTATTGAGGCCAGCTGGCAGGCTTTGACCGATGGTATTACCTACGCTTTGTATAAAAAAGATCATCAACAATCTACACAAT